Proteins encoded within one genomic window of Rhododendron vialii isolate Sample 1 chromosome 1a, ASM3025357v1:
- the LOC131332828 gene encoding serine/threonine-protein kinase STY13-like — protein sequence MLEAPKFTGIIGLNNHHDNFDLSQGFYHKLGEGSNMSIDSFGSLPMTDGGGSVAMSVDNSSVGSNGSHTLFLRHQGRVNNSYSIAQSVNRGRVAHGLSDDALAQALMDPRVQTEGLDNFDEWTLDLRRLNMGPAFAQGAFGKLYRGTYNGEDVAIKLLERPENDLERAQLMEQQFQQEVMMLATLRHPNIVRFIGACRKPMVWCIVTEYAKGGSVRQFLIKRQNRAVPLKLAVKQALDVARGMEYVHGLGLIHRDLKSDNLLISADRSIKVADFGVARIEVQTEGMTPETGTYRWMAPEMIQHRPYTQKVDVYSFGIVLWELITGMLPFQNMTAVQAAFAVVNKGVRPIIPNDCLPVLCEIMTRCWDGNPNIRPHFTEVVRMLEIAETEIMTTVRKARFRCCIGQPMTMD from the exons ATGTTGGAGGCACCAAAATTTACGGGAATTATAGGCCTAAATAACCACCATGACAATTTTGATCTCTCGCAAGGGTTTTACCATAAGCTTGGGGAGGGGTCCAACATGTCAATTGATAGTTTTGGTAGCTTGCCAATGACCGATGGTGGAGGCTCCGTTGCAATGTCAGTTGATAACAGTAGTGTCGGATCAAATGGTTCTCACACTCTCTTTTTAAGACACCAAGGTCGTGTTAACAACAGCTACTCTATCGCTCAGAGTGTTAATCGCGGGAGAGTCGCTCATGGTCTAAGTGATGATGCTCTAGCTCAAGCTCTAATGGACCCACGCGTTCAGACAGAGGGTCTTGATAATTTCGACGAGTGGACACTTGATTTGAGGAGGCTTAACATGGGTCCAGCTTTTGCACAGGGAGCTTTTGGGAAGCTCTACAGAGGTACTTACAATGGTGAGGATGTTGCTATTAAGCTTTTGGAGAGGCCAGAAAATGACCTAGAGAGGGCACAGTTGATGGAGCAACAGTTTCAGCAGGAAGTCATGATGCTGGCGACATTAAGGCATCCAAACATAGTTCGCTTTATTGGTGCATGTCGTAAACCCATGGTGTGGTGTATAGTGACAGAATATGCAAAGGGAGGTTCAGTTAGGCAGTTTTTGATAAAGCGGCAGAATCGAGCTGTACCTTTGAAATTGGCTGTGAAGCAGGCCTTGGACGTCGCTAGAGGGATGGAATATGTTCATGGGCTTGGTTTGATCCACCGTGATTTGAAGTCTGACAATCTGCTTATATCGGCAGACAGATCGATAAAGGTTGCTGATTTTGGGGTGGCTCGTATTGAGGTCCAGACTGAAGGCATGACACCAGAGACCGGAACATACCGCTGGATGGCTCC GGAGATGATCCAGCACAGGCCTTACACACAGAAGGTCGATGTCTACAGCTTTGGCATTGTTCTGTGGGAACTTATCACAGGAATGCTTCCCTTCCAAAACATGACAGCTGTGCAAGCGGCATTTGCAGTGGTGAACAAGGGTGTCCGTCCTATCATCCCCAACGATTGCCTCCCTGTTCTCTGCGAGATCATGACCCGTTGTTGGGATGGTAACCCCAATATCCGGCCCCACTTCACTGAGGTAGTCAGGATGCTTGAAATTGCAGAGACTGAAATAATGACAACTGTCCGGAAAGCCCGTTTCAGGTGCTGCATCGGCCAACCTATGACAATGGATTGA